A genomic window from Purpureocillium takamizusanense chromosome 2, complete sequence includes:
- a CDS encoding uncharacterized protein (COG:S~EggNog:ENOG503P5JR) has product MATDNDAAAATSLPPPPQNTTGSKTMGSGNNGGGNNPIVHCQCGAISFPVSRPQPLALYFCHCTECRRQSSSAFGASAIYPAAGMWPLPAAQAARLGVWTRTSDSGTTLECYFCKRCGVRILHRPLRADGSPKPNVTVKAGCVKGLRLEGATHIWAKSAVVEVPDGAAWEEPDEDVDEERE; this is encoded by the coding sequence ATGGCCACCGAcaacgacgctgccgccgcgacctccctcccccccccgccgcaaAACACCACAGGCAGCAAAACcatgggcagcggcaacaacggcggcggcaacaacccCATCGTGCACTGCCAATGCGGCGCCATCTCCTTCCCCGTGTCCCGCCCGCAGCCCCTCGCCCTGTACTTCTGCCACTGCACCGAGTGCCGCCGGcagtcgtcctcggcctttggcgcctcggccatctacccggcggcgggcatgtgGCCGCtcccggcggcgcaggcggcgcgtcTGGGCGTGTGGACGCGCACGTCGGACAGCGGCACGACGCTCGAGTGCTACTTCTGCAAGCGGTGCGGCGTGCGCATCCTGCACCGCCcgctgcgcgccgacggctcgccAAAGCCCAACGTCACGGTCAAGGCTGGTTGCGTGAAGGGCCtgcggctcgagggcgcgacACATATCTGGGCCAAGTCGGCGGTCGTGGAGGTGCCGGACGGTGCGGCGTGGGAGGAGCCTGATGAGGATGTTGATGAGGAGAGGGAGTAG
- a CDS encoding uncharacterized protein (COG:Z~EggNog:ENOG503P0X3), with protein sequence MAPHQGLVHPKEYDIKDSNVELIGSDIDHRVKHKSAATEPAWNDGHVGARPGLRVWRIEDFQVVPWPQARHGEFYDGDSYIVLHSYRVGSADSSKLGHDIFFWLGAHTTQDEAGTAAYKTVELDEFLHGAATQHREVQSSPSNEFLALFPRVSIRRGGVRSGFRHVEQDGENAKEPIRTLLRVFRPGAAPSVVVHEVAPTWESLDDGDVFVLDTGESKIWVWQGVGCNPMEKAKAAQVVHDMTLAKHVDVEVVAQAESRSRRVVTLLGGTDETPTSGFKQPRPIASAGTRSASSTAASSSPARPRRLFRLSDASGQLSFDLVKDGGRISTADLDGDDVFLLDDAGRTVWVWEGSGASREEKSRWLAVAQAYIRHVRDEAQDAHLVPLAKVSQGNESRAFMKAIEAN encoded by the coding sequence ATGGCTCCCCACcagggcctcgtccaccCCAAAGAGTACGACATCAAGGACTCCAATGTCGAGCTCATCGGCAGCGACATCGACCATCGCGTCAAGCACAagtcggccgccaccgagccCGCATGGAacgacggccatgtcggcgcccgTCCGGGCCTTCGCGTGTGGCGCATCGAAGACTTCCAGGTCGTGCCGTGGCCCCAGGCGCGCCACGGCGAGTTctacgacggcgacagctACATCGTCCTGCACTCGTACCGAGTCGGCAGTGCCGATAGCAGTAAACTCGGCCACGACATCTTCTTCTGGCTTGGCGCGCACACGACgcaggacgaggccggcacCGCGGCGTACAAGACggtcgagctggacgagTTCCTGCAtggcgcggcgacgcagcaCCGTGAGGTGCAGAGCAGCCCGTCGAACGAGTTCCTGGCGCTGTTCCCGCGCGTGTCTATCCGCAGGGGCGGCGTGCGGTCTGGGTTCCGGCACGTCGAGCAGGATGGCGAGAATGCAAAGGAGCCCATCAGGACGTTGCTGCGCGTGTTtcgccccggcgccgcaccCAGCGTCGTGGTGCACGAGGTGGCCCCCACGTGGGAGAgcctcgatgacggcgacgtcttcgtGTTGGACACGGGCGAGAGCAAGATCTGGGTGTGGCAGGGCGTGGGCTGCAACCCCATGGAGAAGGCAAAGGCCGCACAGGTCGTACACGACATGACACTCGCCAAGCACGTCGACGTTGAGGTCGTGGCGCAGGCCGagtcgcgctcgcgccgcgtcgtcacTTTGCtcggcggcaccgacgagaCGCCCACGAGCGGCTTCAAGCAGCCGCGCCCCATCGCCTCTGCCGGCACGCGCTCCGCCTCATCCAcagccgcctcctcctcgcccgctcggccgagacggctCTTCCGCCTCAGCGACGCTTCGGGCCAGCTGTCGTTCGACCTGGTCAAAGATGGGGGCCGCATCTCGACGGCGgacctggacggcgacgacgtattcctgctcgacgacgcgggccgcACCGTGTGGGTGTGggagggcagcggcgcgagccGCGAGGAGAAGTCGCGGTGGTTGGCCGTTGCGCAGGCGTACATCCGGCacgtgcgcgacgaggctcAGGACGCGCACCTAGTGCCACTGGCCAAGGTGTCGCAGGGGAACGAGAGCCGGGCCTTCATGAAGGCGATTGAGGCGAACTAG
- the COG5 gene encoding Conserved oligomeric Golgi complex subunit (COG:S~EggNog:ENOG503NWEH) → MANETNPDEPSYIDYETFLAPDFSPATFANSLVVATNNPNDIPLDLSTPLSRVLFDAQEVDSHIDLLATRSAVPLLQHTQTQTAASKRIIAELDTQIKTLNDSYRQLEKEVIDKHAEADEVRHVALRLWETLRLGRSVGRCLQLGRQLQLQHSELSSGPASREDLGALVRCSYTILSLREVLDSKAPGEEGHGLNRVDAIRALQDSVITPIERSVRETADRVVREFAVVGSTTFAQGEEARAKLEPALTALYLLSPTLGVKADSWTPRLLLEALERYIRSALQTSITSLSRSLGQLSSLDRALAEVTSKCQGIVGLEVVLESTKPPAHPLLPFPPPPPSTGTAQKQATSGGNLLQPLLSYLETGSLASYFWRTMAGSLATRVQDIVSRGGVVARTLKTNKGNVGDAIRLAVVKGCQRPGALSTGKGKGKTGEANWDREVAVMVGSVVNNLGR, encoded by the coding sequence atggccaacgaAACAAAccccgacgagccgtcgTACATCGACTACGAGACCTTCCTCGCCCCCGACTTCAGCCCCGCCACCTTTGCCaactcgctcgtcgtcgccacaaACAACCCCAACGACATACCTCTCGACCTCTCAACGCCTCTCTCCCGCGTCCTCTTCGACGCCCAAGAGGTCGATTCCCACAtcgacctcctcgccaccCGCTCCGCCGTGCCCCTGCTACAGCACACCCAGACCCAaaccgccgccagcaagcgcatcatcgccgagctcgacacCCAGATCAAGACGCTCAACGACAGCTACAGGCAGCTCGAGAAGGAGGTCATTGACAAacatgccgaggccgacgaggtgcgccATGTCGCCCTCCGCTTGTGGGAGacgctgcgcctcggccgctcCGTCGGCCGCTGTCTTCAGCTTGGAAGACagctccagctgcagcacTCGGAACTCAGCAGCGGGCCGGCGTCCcgcgaggacctcggcgcGCTCGTTCGATGCTCATACACGATTCTCTCTCTACGCGAAGTCCTCGACAGCAAGGCCCCGGGCGAGGAAGGCCACGGCCTAAaccgcgtcgacgccatccgcgCGCTGCAAGACAGCGTCATCACTCCCATAGAGCGCTCTGTCCGGGAAACAGCCGACCGCGTCGTCCGCGAAtttgccgtcgtcggcagcacgACGTTTGCgcaaggcgaggaggccagGGCCAAACTGGAGCCAGCACTGACGGCGCTCTACCTCCTATCTCCAACGctgggcgtcaaggccgacagctggacgccgcggctcctcctcgaggcgctAGAGCGGTACATTCGCTCAGCCCTGCAGACGAGCATCACGTCCCTGTCGCGCTCGCTGGGCCAGTTGTCGTCACTCGACCGTGCGCTCGCAGAGGTCACGTCCAAATGTCAGGGCATCGTCGGTCTCGAGGTCGTACTCGAGTCGACCAAGCCGCCCGCTCACCCACTCCTCCCGttcccgccaccgccaccgtcgacgggcacggcgcaGAAGCAGGCGACGAGTGGCGGCAACCTCCTCCAGCCGCTGCTGTCATATCTTGAGACAGGCTCGCTCGCGTCGTACTTTTGGCGCaccatggcgggcagccTGGCGACGCGTGTGCAAGACATTGTCAGTCGCGGAGGTGTCGTCGCCCGCACGCTCAAGACGAACAAGGGGAatgtcggcgacgcgatccggctggccgtcgtcaagggcTGCCAGCGGCCGGGCGCGTTGTCgacgggcaagggcaaggggaagacgggcgaggcgaacTGGGACCGCGAGGTGGCCGTCATGGTGGGCAGTGTCGTGAACAACCTGGGGCGGTAG
- a CDS encoding uncharacterized protein (TransMembrane:7 (o91-113i134-153o165-187i217-235o266-286i307-327o347-367i)~EggNog:ENOG503P0HK~COG:S), with protein MGIKYDIFDARDLLAYPGGDNDTDTVLGGVHFNLTTLKHWNYTLYENRTLSNESNCWLVFEPYEPKLLRQNGSFVNATSCYSAIENISTRGYTGIGFAVAYGFGLVLTITVLAKHGALYLPKERRFYPIGRRWQWYWACFTCACALVSLFLNIDVDRYYLPDLPIVVNVFFWFLICQGTLCLTWEAVRHWGSWLERQYVDPNPFVYRDGDRRWQIEFFIPLWFYFWVWMNFFLVVPRSWNFAKYQRSVAQTAEYAIPAATGARFKAGAFCLIIAWLTILFSLRHSIKHYKARNRGLVNRTRGLLQAVPLRFWLIIPLTAALIAYQVFMSFEWKYSLIRIGGVVPVQFAWGYGPSVLIVYIQVLFGYINPNEDKELIRQRRERGEMINRELGIVKRPAWWRRVRGDHLHSLRDKIMRNVNEVGGERGTGRRAEDDMERYARLEAQGAAINDDGIELDNMHDGSGNNPRVDRAGARTISTTSDHTVSTPYAGKNDRRHAERIMQSAAGVLFPNDAERQRQQRAAFLMEDGPPPPPPYTDSERRESGAGHPVAAQRTNSTSTTHSIEGQPQQVRSMLDI; from the exons ATGGGCATCAAGTATGACATATtcgacgcccgcgacctGCTCGCATaccccggcggcgacaacgacaccgataccgtcctcggcggcgtccactTCAACCTCACGACCCTCAAGCACTGGAACTACACCCTCTACGAGAACCGCACCCTATCCAACGAGTCCAATTGCTGGCTGGTCTTCGAGCCTTACGAACCcaagctgctgcgccagAATGGCAGCTTCGTCAACGCCACCTCGTGCTATAGCGCCATCGAGAATATCAGCACCCGCGGCTACACCGGCATAGGCTTCGCTGTCGCCTATGgcttcggcctcgtcctGACCATCACCGTCCTCGCAAAACATGGCGCCCTCTACCTCCCCAAAGAGCGCCGCTTCTACCCcatcggccgccgctggcagTGGTACTGGGCCTGCTTCACTTGCGCCTGCGCCCTCGTCAGCCTCTTCCTCAACATTGACGTCGACCGATACTACCTGCCCGATCtgcccatcgtcgtcaatgtTTTTTTCTGGTTCCTCATCTGCCAGGGCACCCTGTGTCTGACCTGGGAAGCCGTGAGACATTGGGGCAGCTGGCTCGAACGCCAGTATGTCGATCCAAATCCATTTGTctaccgcgacggcgaccggAGATGGCAGATTGAGTTCTTCATCCCTCTGTGGTTTTATTTCTGGGTCTGGATG aacttcttcctcgtcgtcccgcgCAGCTGGAACTTTGCCAAGTACCAGCGGTCCGTCGCTCAAACAGCAGAGTATGCCATACCCGCGGCCACCGGCGCCCGCTTCAAGGCCGGCGCCTTTTGTCTCATCATCGCCTGGCTCACCATTTTGTTCTCGCTCCGCCACTCCATCAAACACTACAAGGCGCGCAaccgcggcctcgtcaaccgTACCCGGGGCCTGCTTCAGGCTGTGCCGCTGCGCTTCTGGCTCATCATTCCGCTCAcggccgccctcatcgcctATCAGGTCTTCATGTCCTTTGAGTGGAAGTACTCGCTCATCCGaattggcggcgtcgtgccaGTTCAGTTTGCCTGGGGCTACGGGCCCTCGGTTCTCATCGTCTACATTCAGGTGCTGTTCGGATACATCAACCCCaacgaggacaaggagctcatccgccaacgccgcgagcgcggcgagatgATCAATCGcgagctcggcatcgtcaagcgCCCTGCCTGGTGGCGTCGCGTTCGCGGCGACCATCTACACTCGCTGCGCGACAAAATCATGCGCAACGTCAatgaggtcggcggcgagcgcggcaccggccgcagagccgaggacgacatggagCGCTACGCCCGCCTGGAAGCACAAGGCGCTgccatcaacgacgacggcatcgagctcGACAACATGCACGACGGCTCCGGCAACAACCCGCGCGTCgaccgcgccggcgcgaggACCATCTCCACGACGTCGGACCACACCGTGTCAACCCCGTACGCGGGCAAGAACGatcgccgccacgccgagCGCATCATGcagtccgccgccggcgtgctGTTccccaacgacgccgagcgccagcgccagcagcgcgccgccttcctcaTGGAggacggcccgccgcccccgccacccTACACGGACAGCGAGAGGCGCGAGTCGGGCGCCGGCcaccccgtcgccgcgcagagGACGAacagcacctcgacgacgcactCCATCGAGGGTCAGCCCCAGCAGGTGCGCAGTATGCTTGATATATGA